The following DNA comes from Halobacillus litoralis.
TTTGCAGAATATCCACCCAATAGAGGACTTCTTTCTCTGAGTCCCAACTCGGGCCTTCTCCCAGCGACGACTTGGTATTCAAAACTAATTCGACAGCCATATAAACCCTCCTGAATGTGGCTTATGTTTCATGGTAACATTTATTTCCTGTTCAAATGCACAAGCAATCATTTTGTCATTTAATCTTAAAAAAATTACAATGAAAGTAATCAAACCTACCTTCTGAAAAAGGTAGCGCTTACAAATATGATTATAAATACATTTACCATTTTTTTCAGAATAAAACTCATTTTAACCACTGATACTATCACGATTCCAAGCATTTGACTATACAAATTATTCTGATAACATTATGAAACACATAGACAACCAAAAATACTTAAAGAACTGACAGGAAGGTGAAAGTGTGACTACCGTAAAAAATACGAACGATCATACGACTCCACTAAGACGTGATATCCACGCATTAGGAAAAATGCTTGGTAACATTCTCGTCCATCATGGGGGAGAAGAACTGCTGAATAAAGTAGAAACGATACGTCAATTGACGAAAGACCTGCGTAAAAACCCAGATCCAGCAACTTATGAACAACTGAAAAAAGAAATGCAAAGCCTCGAACCACCAATGCGCTCCCAAGTCATCCGTGCATTCTCAATTTATTTCCACCTCGTAAACATTGCTGAGCAAAACCACCGAGTTCGCCGCCGTCGCGAATATCAACTGCGTGAAGATCATGGGGCACAACCATTCTCTCTAGAGAGCGCTGTCCTTAACTTGAAAAACAACGAATTTTCTAAAGATGTCATCCAGGATGTTCTGGACAAGCTATCCTTAGAGTTGATTATCACTGCTCACCCTACGGAAGCAACAAAACGGACAGTTTTAGAAATTCAAAAACGGATTGCCACCATTCTACAGCAGCTGGATCACCCGCAAATGACACTAAGTGAACGTGAAGATTTACAAGACAGTTTACAAAACGAAGTAACTGCCCTATGGCAAACTGACGAGCTTAGGGAACGCAAACCGACTGTCATGGATGAAGTGCGGAATGGCCTTTATTATTTCGATGAAACACTATTCGACGTACTTCCAGATATTCACCAGGAGCTTGAAGCCCGTTTGGAAGATCACTTTCCGGATGAAGATTGGTCTGTACCGAACTTCCTTCGCTTCGGATCATGGATAGGCGGTGACCGTGATGGAAACCCGAATGTAACACCTGACCTCACGTGGCAGACTCTGCAAAAACAACGCAAGCTCGTCCTGAAGAAATATGACGCAGTTCTTGTGGAATTGATGAAGCGTTTCAGCCATTCTTCCGCTCAAGTAACGGTCACAGATGAACTGAGGGACGCCATTGAAAACGAAGAACCAATGCTTCCTAAAGGGAAAAAATGGCGTGTCGAAAGAGAGATTTACCGCCGTAAATTCGCGATTATTTTAGAACGTTTACGTCAGGTCGGTCAATCAGAAATCGGCTATGAATCTGAAGAACAGTTACTTGATGACTTACGGCAAATTCGTGATAGTGCAAAAACTCACCAGCCTGGAAAGAATGAATTGAAAAAGCTGCGTAAGTTGATTCGTCAGGTAGAACTATTCGGTTTCCACTTAGCTACTTTGGATATCCGTAACCATAGCGGTGAACACGAATCAGCTGTAACGGAACTATTGCGTAAGGTAGGGATTCAGAATGATTATGCTTCCCTATCCGAAGAGAAAAAACTAGAGGTTCTTCAAGAGGTATTGAAAGACCCGCGTCCGATTTCCTTATTGAATGAAGACTATTCAGAAGCGACCCAAGAAATGTTGAACGTCTTCCAAATGATCCGCAAAGCACACTTGGAATACGGCAAACGCTCAATTGAAGTGTATCTGATCAGTATGACTGAGTCTGCAAGTGATCTATTGGAAGTTCTTGTGCTCGCCAAAGAAGCAGGTATTTATCGTCTTCACGCCGATGGTACTGTTGAAAGCAACCTTAATATTGCTCCATTATTAGAAACCGTCGATGACTTAGTGGCAGGTCCGGAAATTTTGAAAACATTGTTTGAAATGGATGTTTATCATAAACACTTGAACAAACGAAGCAATCACCAGGAAATTATGCTGGGGTATTCTGATGGCAGTAAAGACGGTGGTACACTAACCGCTAACTGGAGGTTGTACAAAGCCCAACAGGAAATTCACGATATGGCCCGCGAGTACAACGTAGGACTTAAGTTCTTCCACGGACGCGGCGGCTCATTAGGTCGCGGCGGCGGCCCATTAAACCGCAGCCTGCTTTCCCAGCCGGCTGAAACATTAGGCGATGGAGTGAAGATTACCGAGCAAGGTGAAGTACTATCCTCCCGTTACTTATTGAGGGATATCGCTTATCGCAGCCTCGAACAAGGTGCTTCTACTCTTCTTGAAGGCGCAGCGAATGTTTCACAAGAATCAGAGCAGGCTTACCATCGTGAAGAAGCATGGGAACAAGCGCTTGAAGATATTTCCGAAATTTCCCTGAAAAAATACCAGTCACTTGTGTTCGGGGATAAAGATTTCTTGACTTACTTCAACGAAGCAACCCCATTACAAGAAATAAGCGAATTGAACATCGGGTCCCGTCCGATGAAACGAAAAGACAGTTCAAAGTTCGAAAATTTAAGAGCGATCCCCTGGGTATTCTCCTGGACCCAGAACCGTCACCTGATTCCTGCATGGTACGCATCTGGGACAGGCTTGACAGAGTATGCTGATCGCAGTGTGGAGCATCTAGAGAAACTTCAAAAAATGTATCAGAATTGGCCGTTCTTCCGCTCCACCATCAACAACTTACAGATGGCTTTGACAAAAGCGGATATTCAAACAGCTAAAGAATACAAGGCTCTCGTTAATGACGAAAAGCTTGGCGAACGAATTTTCCAAAACGTCGTCGATGAGTATGACCGCACAAAGGATATTCTCCTCCGGATTACAGGAGATGCGGAACTGCTCGACCACCAGCCGACAATCAAAGAATCTGTCCGTCTGCGTAACCCTTACGTTGATCCACTCAACTTCTTGCAAGTGGAATTGATAAAAGAATTGCGCAACGTTGAAGATAAGAATGACAATATCCTGACAGAAGTATTGCTGACGATAAGTGGTATTGCGGCAGGACTGCGGAACACCGGTTGATTGTTAAAATGATAACTTATTAATAAGAGACTGTAACAAAAGAAATTTCCCTCTAGAAAACCCGAACGAATTTTTTCGTTCGGGTTTTCTTTATGAATGATATATCCGCTAAAGAATTTTCAATGATTTGGCAGTTTTGAAGAATCTTTACTGAAATAATGACCAGGAAGGTATTCCCTTACCTGTAAGATGGCAGAGTCAGGGGAAGTATTGATATATTAATATTTCCTGGATTACTGCAAAAGAACTCAGCCATGAAAATGGCTGAGTTCAAGTTATTAATATAGTTTACCCTGGCGATACATGATTGTAGAAAGTTTCATGACGGAATGGATATAACAATTTTGACGCAGCGGGAACGGATCCCCGAAAAATTGCGGTAAAATCGTATCCATCGTCACTTTCATTTTATCGTATAGGCGTTTGAACACTTCTTCTTCAGTCAGGAATTGGGCTTCTCTGCCCTGGACCCATTCATAATAGGAAACGATGACACCGCCGGCATTAGCTAGAATGTCCGGAATAATCAATACCCCTTTATCCGCTAAATAAGTGTCTGCTTTTTCTGTAATCGGGCCATTGGCACCTTCCACAATGATTTTTGCTTTGATATCCTCCATATTGTCTTCATGAATTTGGTCCTCAAGTGCTGCAAGAATAAGGACATCTACATCCATTTCCAATAGATCATCACGATTTTTTATTTCTGCTTTCGATTCACATTCTACTAACTCTTCTTCATTTTTAGGAAGTTCACCGTCATGATCTTCAGTGAACTTAACAAGCGCGGGGATATCAAGTCCATCCTCATTGTACAGCATCACATTCGCATCACTTACGGCTACCACTTTGTTTTGAAGATAATTGCACTGGTAGGCCTCTAAGGCTGCCACAGACCCAAGGTTACCGAAACCCTGCACTGCAATTTTAGATTTCTTTTCAACATGATCGAGAGCTGCATGAGCGAAAATATTTTCAGTATCACCTAACCATTTTTTATTTTCTTTCACAAAGTTATGCATCATATAGCGGAAAGTGAAATACACGCCTTTCCCAGTGGCTTCACGACGTCCGAGCGAACCACCATTTACAACACTCTTTCCTGTAAAACTGTTACGATACGGCTCTCCTGGGTGAATGTTTTTGAATTCCCCCATCATCCAGTCCATTTCTCTTTCACCTGTGCCCACATCCGGAGCCGGTATATCTTTATCCGGTCCGAGGATATCATTGAAATATTGTACATATTTTTTACAAATCAAGTTAAGCTCTTTGACGGTGTATTCTTTCGGATTGATGACTACACCGCCTTTTCCTCCACCAAAAGGAAGTTCATGCAATGCATTCTTCAACGTCATCAATTTGGCTAAATTAGCGACCTCCTCATCGTTTACCGAATGGTGAAAACGGATACCACCTTTATAAGGTCCCACTGTATCACTGTGTTGGACCCGGAATGCGGGAATACGGACAATGGTCCCGTTTTCTAAAGCTACCCTCAAAAAGGACTTATGTATGTGGTTAGGTGTTGAAAGAAGCGCAACTAAGGACTTATAAGCCTGATCGCGGGTCTGAGCCTTTAAATCAGGAAGAAACTCCTCATCTTCCATGACTGCTTTCAGTGATTCTTCAATAATCGATTGTTGCCTTTGCATATTCCGTCAGCCTCCGTTCTGATGATTTTGTCCTGTGATATTTCTCCTTGTCTAAAAACATCTTTCCCCATTTCAGCTTAATGAAACGTTTCCATCGGTTGAATTGACAAAAAACGCACTCACTCTAGTTCTCTGCAAATGAAAAACTCCCTAAAAGCAGGGAGTCTGAAAATGGTTATCCTAAAATGTTATAGCCTGAATCCACATATACGATTTCACCTGTTACGCCTCTGGAAAGGTGACTCATCATTGCAAGTGTCATGTCGCCCACTTCTTCTTGTGTAACATTCTTTTTAAGTGGCGAGGTTGCTTCAATTTTACGCAAAATCTCATTGAAGGACGGGACGCCTTTAGCTGCCAGAGTACGGACAGCTCCCGCAGAAATAGCATTTACACGAATGTTGTTTTTACCCAGGTCAGCGGCTAAGTATCTGACTGCAGCTTCCAGGGAGGCTTTTGCCACGCCCATGACGTTGTATCCTTCTACCACACGTTCAGCACCAAGATAACTCATCGCAATCAGTGAACCACCTTCTGTCATGTATGGTTGACTTGCTTTAGCGACGGCAACCAGCGAATAAGCGCTTGTATCTTGAGCAAAAGCGAAACCGTCTCTGGAGGTATCAAGAAAATCACCTTTCAAATCCTCTGCATGAGCAAAAGCAATGCTATGACAGATCCCATGAATGACCTCAACTTTTTCACCAATGAATCGAAAAGCTTCTTGGATACTTTCATCACTGTTCACATCACATTGGATGATTGCTTCCGCTTGCAAATTGTCTTCTTCTAAAAGCTTCTCCAACTTCGTCCGTGAGCGGTCTTTACGATATGTAAAAATCAGATTGGCTCCTGCCTGATAAAGGGATTTAGCCACACCCCACGCAAGGCTTCTTTTGTTAGCCACGCCCATGACGACGATATTTTTATCTTTCAATTTTAATAAGTCTTCCATAGTGACCTCCATCTAACACAAAGATTTCTTCTATCTTATCATAACGGCTCCCATACATCTTTAAGAAATGAGGAAGACAATTACAACCCGCTCTGTCTCCCCTTCAGTTCGACATGGGCAAACCTTCCTTCCATCGTTTCGAAGACTTCCCCACCCTTAACGGGAACAGAATTTTGAAAGATAGGACCAGCAAAGACAAATGTATGGAATTCTCCATGTTCTCCACACTGGTCGATCTCGGCTGATATGGATGTAAGAAAATGACGATCATAGTGATGGCCGAGCCATTTGTGATCAAGTACCTCTGTATCAACAGTTGTCAACAATGCCTCATACCCAAGCTGAATAATATCTTCTGTGACTTTTGCTGTACCCTTTCCCCACAAAGGGTAATGTCCCTTCATTCCACCCTTTGTTAACAGCTGGTCTCGATACTTCCTTATATCTTCTAAGAAAAGATCTGCGTAGACAATAGTGTCTATTCCCTCCTTCTTGAAAGTATGCCATTGTTCCTTTAGTTTGTTTTCATATATCACATTTGACGCATCGGGAGGCAATGGAACTTCATAGAGCGGAAGACCGACCGCATCCGCTTGTTTGCGCAACCATGTTGTCTTCACTTCATGGATAGGCAAGCGTCCCGTTGTTTCAGAGGTTGTTGAAATCAAACCTTTCACTTCGTACCTTCTATCTTCTATCATCCTATGCAGAGCAAGAGCGCTATCTTTTCCGCCACTCCAGGATACGATTACTTTTTCAGACATACGAAGGACTCCTTTCTATTAATCGAAAGCTCTGAGATCACTTTTTCCCTGTCCAGTAAGCTCCATCTTCCATATGTGCAAAAGGTAGATCTGTATCGACTTCGCCGTATATTTTCCGCTCACAGATGTCCTTGCCCTCCAACCAGTTCATAAAATCGAGTTCAACCGGTTGCTGGTCACCGCCAAGGGCGAACCAGCTCCTTAACTTTTGTGGTAAATAGCCGGATGTGTGGATCGTGCCCGCCCAGTTGCTGTACAGCTTGGAAAAAACACCCCGATTTGTATCGTTCATCAAACGGAACGCTTCGTAAGCGTCTTTCAACTGGTCACGATTTGAGTTGATCACATCCATTCTTTTCATCGAATCGACGAGATGGTTACGGTTTTCCTTAGTCATGATTTCAAAATGATTTGTACACACATCAGATTGGCGTACTTCCACACCTCTCGGAGAAGCTTCGACCACAAAAGACTGGTTGGTTGAATCGAATACTGTGTAACTGAAAGAATGACGATGGGGTATATTCCGGAGCATTTCCGTTGCTTCGTGAACATCAGCGCATGATTCCAGTACCAAACGACCGATCATACAGCAAATGAAGCCAGCACCCGGACGTTTACGGTGCATAAAGTTATATCCCATTACAAGTCCTTTTTCATTCATTCCATCCATCCGTCCTGTAATTCTCTGGGTCGGTCCGATAATTGCATAACCTTGATCCGTCGGTTGGAACAAACTATAACGCCCTTCATATGTTTTAGGCATATAGTCATAATTACGGATGAAATAACCCTCCCCCGTCATGATCGAGCACCCGGATCGTTTGTAGTCGATTCGGTACCCTCCAAATTCCATCATGACTCGTTCCATTGGCCACTCTAGCGCATCACGAAGTCCTAACAGCTCATCCCATACACCAGGAGCGAACCGGGTGATTGCATCCCTCACCTCTTCTTCCTGCACAGTAAAGCGCGGTTTGCGAACGCGCCATTGCTTTTCACGATTACTCACAGTTAAAGACTTTTTTAACAAATTCCCTTGGTAGACCCCAAAATCATAATGGGTGCCCCGGAATTGTAATAGGTCACTATGTATTTGTTTCATGCCAAGTTTCCTTTCTTCTGCAAGACTGTGACTTTAATTTACCACTTTTCATTTTCTTGGACAAAGCAATCAGAACCCCCTTTCATCTACACATTGTTCGTCCTGGTAATGACTAAAGCTGGCTAATTGCTTACTTCAGGCTTCCCTCGTCTTATTTTTTTCCTGTTCCACTTCTTTTTGAACTTCATGGATTAGTCCAGGGGAGTTCTTAATAACTTTTCCTATATAGAAAAACCCTCCTATGATAGCAAATGTAAGTCCCCAATTGATTACTTGCCTTATAATGATCCCCTTATCAAATGCTTCCACCCCAAATTCTGATATGAGCCAAACTTTAACGCTCGCAAGCACTACGTTTTGAAATATATAGGCAACAACAATCAAATTAAACCAGCGGAGCAATTCTTTTTTATAAAAGAGCTTTTTACTGAAGCCACGATCGTATCCTTGAAGCTCAACGAAGTCCAGAGCAAAATAAAGCGCAATCGGCCTTCTTATCAGTATAGTCAAAAGAAAGACCCCAGCCATAACATAAGCAAAGATGACATTATTCCAGAGCAATTGCAAAGCAGACCCCGCCAACACGTCAATCAATGTACCGGCCACGAGGGTGACAATCATATATATGCCAAAGAAGTTCACTTTCTTTAATGCTTTGAAACGATAAATGGTATAAATGATTCCCGGTATTGATGATAGTAACATCGCATAATAATCACCGATATAATCTCTGGTGATATTCCAAACAGCAAGTGGAAAAACGACATAACAAATCAAATCCAATAAAACAAACCGATTATTATTCAAACTCTTCCCTCCCTCTCTTTTTATTTCCTTTAAATACGAATATGAGATGATTTTGTTTCAATACTTTTACCTTGCTCCTCTTCTGGGTAAAGTAGTAAAAAGATGATCTTTTGAATAAACGTATGAATAAATACTTACTTCTTCTAGTTTTTCGACGCTTTTTTTGGTAGTCTTAAAAATGTAAGAAAACAGGAAGCGTTTTCGAATATAGGGGGAATCACCTGCTGCGACAGGGATTCATTTAGTAAAAGGGCGGTGAAACAAAGATGAGAGAAGTCGTTATTTTGGGGGGCGGCTATGGTGGTATGAATATTTTGCACGGACTGCTCGATGATTTATCAGAAGATGTACATATTACCGTAATCGACCGAAACCCATATCATTCATTAAAAACAGAATTCTACACCATAGCAGCTGGTACAGAATCCGACCGTCATGCACGAGTGGATTTTCCAGAGCACAAGCAAGTAGACTATGTTTTTTATGAAATTGAAAAAATCGATACAGAAAATGAAAAGGTACTGATTAAAGGTGGAGTAGAAGCTATTCCATATGATTACTTGCTCATCGGGCTTGGCTGTGAAGACAATTATCACGGTATCGAAGGTGCACGTGAATTTACAGAAAGTGTACAAACTTTCTCTAAGGCGAGAAGCGCTGGCTACGCTATTAACAATTTGAAAGCCTATGGAAAAGTAACCGTTGTCGGAGCAGGATTGAGCGGCATCGAAGTTGCTTCAGAAGTTCGTGAAAGCCGGCCTGATTTAAACATCCGTTTATTGGACCGTGGTGAAACTGTACTAAAAGCTTTCGATTCGAAGATTCAAAATTATGTTGAAAAATGGTTCAAAGAGAATGGCGTGGAAGTAATTCACGGCGCGAATGTCGAATATGTTGAAAAAGACGGCGTATGTAACAACGGCCTATGTTACATCAATGATGTGACTGTCTGGACAGCTGGTGTACGTCCGAACTACCTTGTACGTGAATTACCTTTTGAAAAAGATGACCAGGAAAAAGTGATTGTCAATGATTTTTACCAGGTCCCTTCCCATCAGAACGTTTACATTGTCGGAGATTGTGCTTCATCTGAACACTCTCCAAGTGCACAACTAGCAGGACAACAAGGTGAAAATGCAGCGGAAGTCCTCGCATCTGTTCTAAAAGGGCGAGTACCTGAACGTCCAAGTCATGTGAAGCTGAAAGGCGCACTCGGTTCTCTAGGAAAAAACGACGGTTTCGGCAATATGCTGCAAAAACCGATGACAG
Coding sequences within:
- a CDS encoding diphthine--ammonia ligase, whose amino-acid sequence is MSEKVIVSWSGGKDSALALHRMIEDRRYEVKGLISTTSETTGRLPIHEVKTTWLRKQADAVGLPLYEVPLPPDASNVIYENKLKEQWHTFKKEGIDTIVYADLFLEDIRKYRDQLLTKGGMKGHYPLWGKGTAKVTEDIIQLGYEALLTTVDTEVLDHKWLGHHYDRHFLTSISAEIDQCGEHGEFHTFVFAGPIFQNSVPVKGGEVFETMEGRFAHVELKGRQSGL
- the ppc gene encoding phosphoenolpyruvate carboxylase, translated to MLGNILVHHGGEELLNKVETIRQLTKDLRKNPDPATYEQLKKEMQSLEPPMRSQVIRAFSIYFHLVNIAEQNHRVRRRREYQLREDHGAQPFSLESAVLNLKNNEFSKDVIQDVLDKLSLELIITAHPTEATKRTVLEIQKRIATILQQLDHPQMTLSEREDLQDSLQNEVTALWQTDELRERKPTVMDEVRNGLYYFDETLFDVLPDIHQELEARLEDHFPDEDWSVPNFLRFGSWIGGDRDGNPNVTPDLTWQTLQKQRKLVLKKYDAVLVELMKRFSHSSAQVTVTDELRDAIENEEPMLPKGKKWRVEREIYRRKFAIILERLRQVGQSEIGYESEEQLLDDLRQIRDSAKTHQPGKNELKKLRKLIRQVELFGFHLATLDIRNHSGEHESAVTELLRKVGIQNDYASLSEEKKLEVLQEVLKDPRPISLLNEDYSEATQEMLNVFQMIRKAHLEYGKRSIEVYLISMTESASDLLEVLVLAKEAGIYRLHADGTVESNLNIAPLLETVDDLVAGPEILKTLFEMDVYHKHLNKRSNHQEIMLGYSDGSKDGGTLTANWRLYKAQQEIHDMAREYNVGLKFFHGRGGSLGRGGGPLNRSLLSQPAETLGDGVKITEQGEVLSSRYLLRDIAYRSLEQGASTLLEGAANVSQESEQAYHREEAWEQALEDISEISLKKYQSLVFGDKDFLTYFNEATPLQEISELNIGSRPMKRKDSSKFENLRAIPWVFSWTQNRHLIPAWYASGTGLTEYADRSVEHLEKLQKMYQNWPFFRSTINNLQMALTKADIQTAKEYKALVNDEKLGERIFQNVVDEYDRTKDILLRITGDAELLDHQPTIKESVRLRNPYVDPLNFLQVELIKELRNVEDKNDNILTEVLLTISGIAAGLRNTG
- a CDS encoding Glu/Leu/Phe/Val family dehydrogenase is translated as MQRQQSIIEESLKAVMEDEEFLPDLKAQTRDQAYKSLVALLSTPNHIHKSFLRVALENGTIVRIPAFRVQHSDTVGPYKGGIRFHHSVNDEEVANLAKLMTLKNALHELPFGGGKGGVVINPKEYTVKELNLICKKYVQYFNDILGPDKDIPAPDVGTGEREMDWMMGEFKNIHPGEPYRNSFTGKSVVNGGSLGRREATGKGVYFTFRYMMHNFVKENKKWLGDTENIFAHAALDHVEKKSKIAVQGFGNLGSVAALEAYQCNYLQNKVVAVSDANVMLYNEDGLDIPALVKFTEDHDGELPKNEEELVECESKAEIKNRDDLLEMDVDVLILAALEDQIHEDNMEDIKAKIIVEGANGPITEKADTYLADKGVLIIPDILANAGGVIVSYYEWVQGREAQFLTEEEVFKRLYDKMKVTMDTILPQFFGDPFPLRQNCYIHSVMKLSTIMYRQGKLY
- a CDS encoding NAD(P)/FAD-dependent oxidoreductase, which encodes MREVVILGGGYGGMNILHGLLDDLSEDVHITVIDRNPYHSLKTEFYTIAAGTESDRHARVDFPEHKQVDYVFYEIEKIDTENEKVLIKGGVEAIPYDYLLIGLGCEDNYHGIEGAREFTESVQTFSKARSAGYAINNLKAYGKVTVVGAGLSGIEVASEVRESRPDLNIRLLDRGETVLKAFDSKIQNYVEKWFKENGVEVIHGANVEYVEKDGVCNNGLCYINDVTVWTAGVRPNYLVRELPFEKDDQEKVIVNDFYQVPSHQNVYIVGDCASSEHSPSAQLAGQQGENAAEVLASVLKGRVPERPSHVKLKGALGSLGKNDGFGNMLQKPMTGVLPRLAKSGVLWLSKRH
- a CDS encoding C45 family autoproteolytic acyltransferase/hydolase translates to MKQIHSDLLQFRGTHYDFGVYQGNLLKKSLTVSNREKQWRVRKPRFTVQEEEVRDAITRFAPGVWDELLGLRDALEWPMERVMMEFGGYRIDYKRSGCSIMTGEGYFIRNYDYMPKTYEGRYSLFQPTDQGYAIIGPTQRITGRMDGMNEKGLVMGYNFMHRKRPGAGFICCMIGRLVLESCADVHEATEMLRNIPHRHSFSYTVFDSTNQSFVVEASPRGVEVRQSDVCTNHFEIMTKENRNHLVDSMKRMDVINSNRDQLKDAYEAFRLMNDTNRGVFSKLYSNWAGTIHTSGYLPQKLRSWFALGGDQQPVELDFMNWLEGKDICERKIYGEVDTDLPFAHMEDGAYWTGKK
- the fabI gene encoding enoyl-ACP reductase FabI — protein: MEDLLKLKDKNIVVMGVANKRSLAWGVAKSLYQAGANLIFTYRKDRSRTKLEKLLEEDNLQAEAIIQCDVNSDESIQEAFRFIGEKVEVIHGICHSIAFAHAEDLKGDFLDTSRDGFAFAQDTSAYSLVAVAKASQPYMTEGGSLIAMSYLGAERVVEGYNVMGVAKASLEAAVRYLAADLGKNNIRVNAISAGAVRTLAAKGVPSFNEILRKIEATSPLKKNVTQEEVGDMTLAMMSHLSRGVTGEIVYVDSGYNILG
- a CDS encoding VC0807 family protein, which encodes MNNNRFVLLDLICYVVFPLAVWNITRDYIGDYYAMLLSSIPGIIYTIYRFKALKKVNFFGIYMIVTLVAGTLIDVLAGSALQLLWNNVIFAYVMAGVFLLTILIRRPIALYFALDFVELQGYDRGFSKKLFYKKELLRWFNLIVVAYIFQNVVLASVKVWLISEFGVEAFDKGIIIRQVINWGLTFAIIGGFFYIGKVIKNSPGLIHEVQKEVEQEKNKTREA